GTGCCCGTGAGTgtttggaggatggggtGTTGCAGCTTTATATTAATCAGATGATGTTTCCTTCAGGCGGACCAGATGACTCACCAGCTCTCCAAAATTATAGATGGTCTCTCCCAGTAATGCCGCGATACACAAATCATGCGCCCGACTCTTTCTGTCCTCCGCTTCCAACTCCGCATTCACGTCCACGCAAGCAAGATACAACAATGCGTTCTTGTAATAGGGCGCATAATCTGCCTTGACCTTGAAATAGTCACCCGCCACACCATAGTATCCAGCGTTCACCACAGGCTCCACTGTATCTTGTTCAGACAAGAGTTTCTCACATTCGTCCAAGGATGATTTACAAGCAGGAAGATcgccaaggagaagctgAGCATAAGCAAtagaggagagagaaagagcgaATGCTGAAGCTgcaggtggtggaggagcgGGAACCTCGGGAGTGGATTCCGTGGCGGGTTTGGGGTAGGGAGAGGCGAGGCGTGAATGGACAGACTGGAGGAATTTGAGAGTAAGATCGGGTTCTGTGGAACCAGATTTCAGTGTTAACGATGCCCCGTTGTCTTGTTGCGCGATGACTTACCAGAGAATTCGCGGCCAACTCGTCGGGCAATCTCTACCAGCTTTAAAGCATTGATCTTACTTTCAACTGTTGTAATGAACCTATTCATTTATCAGCACTTGTCTCCAAGGTACATGCAAGGTGATGCGCACTTCTCAAACAGCTCGATTTGATACTGCCCGGTCCCCGAAAGAAACACAAACTGGGTCAGTGTGACAGTCAAGTTATGCCACAACCTGATCAACTATTAGCCCCCTTGTTATAGCAATGCCCAAGAGAAGTGACGCACTTTCGTTCATACTGATCCTTAATCTTAGTCCACCAAGGCTTGAGCTCCTCCGGGGCCGAAGCCAGTTGAGCGTCAAGGTAGGCGACGGGAGAcgttgaggaggatgctgGAGGGTCAATTTCCATGGTGTATATTTActaggagaagaagaagaataggaTAAAGAGAGTAGTCAAATGGGATGTCTAAGGCAGCTCAAGGATGTTATTGAACCATCAGCGACGCGCGAGCGATTATTAACCAGAGTGGGGGTATATTAGAATGTCGGGTAGGCTTACTTATTTAGCTATCTTCATTAAACGGCGATGGCCGCCTGCTCCACTACGTACTGCTGCTTGTCGTCATCGgctgcctccacctctctttcccaccACCTTCCCTCAGTTGTGTGACTGACAGAAATTCAAGTTCGCGCCATGTTTCGTatatcatctcttctccaatcaGTTCTACTCCTGGCCATATTCATGCCTTTTATTTCACCTACACTCTTCCGCTCAACAATCTATACAGCCCGTACTCGATTATCCACCACTTCAGCTACAACCACAGCTCGTTCGATAAGCTTCAGTTTTGCATTCGCATTTTTCAGCTCTTCCGCTTCGGCCAACATGTCCCAACCTCCCAAGGTCCAGAAGTCTGACGATGAATGGCATGCCATTCTTAGTCCGGAGCAAGTAAGTTAATTCACTGCTGTTCAATGGAGAGAAAATCAGGTCGATGAAAGGGGTAATGAGTGGGTGTGCGAAGTCTAGTGGCAAAAACTTCGGTGTTGACAGATATTTGTTAGTTCCGAGTTTTGAGACAAAAGGGGACTGAGAGGCCAGGCTCTCATCCTTACGATCACTCGTTCAACGAAGGTGTCTACCGTGAGCTGTGCCCATATTTGTTAATCTTGCAGGAATGCTTAATAGTAGTGCTATAGACTGTGCCGGATGTGATGCACCCTTGTATACATCTAAGACCAAGTTGTAAgttcctttccttctgcaTTCATCTTACTTGTACTGATGGTGTGCAACAGCCAATCTGGGTGTGGGTGGCCTGCCTTTTATGATACCATCCCAGGTGCCGTCAACCGTCATGAAGATAGGACACTTGGAATGACGCGTACGGAGATCACGTGTGCCAATTGGTGAGACAGCTTTGCTAGACTATTCTCTTCAGAGGCTGACCGTGTTTGGTAATCAAGTGGCGGTCATTTGGGTCACGTCTTCAAGGGAGAAGGTTTTCCTAACCCGGTCGACGAACGGTGAGTTTTCATGAGAAATCTTTAGGTACATTCAGAGCTTAATTTGATTGGCAGACACTGTGTTAACGGAATTTCCCTCAATTTTAAGAATGAATAGATTCAAAAGAATTATTTTAGGGGGACACTAGTGTAATCTTGAAACAGAACTTCGTGTCAACCGCGTATGTGACTGATCTGAAAGTCTGGACCAGTCCATTGGAATTGGAGGTGGGAATGATAAATGAGTTACATAGGATATAAGGACACAAGGCAGGACAGAAGAATGCTATTAACGACGGATATCTATATGCAGTATGTGGGTAAATGGGTAAAGTAAAGCCTTGTTAATAAAGCCTCTGAAACGTACAGCACTGTAACACAAAAAAGGTCATTTGATCGAAAGCAGTAGAGAGGAGGATCAAGATGAATGAGATATGAATTTCCAATGAGGAACGAGCTAGCAATAAAATTTCTTCAACACACCTCAACTCAAAACCCATTGTCTTCAATGGGCGGCATGCCGTAATCATACCTGTCTCCTTCGAAAGCAAACCTTGAGAACGCCAATGAAGGTTCGGTCTGACCTGATGATCCAGGAGAAATATACCCGAATCCTTGAGGAGGGTGGGTTTCGAGGTACTCaagctgttgttgctgcatATATCCTTGCGCACTCGCTGATCTAGCAAACTCGGCGCTTGTTGGGGTAGAAGCTATAGAAATGGGCTGaatgatgggaagaggagcggAGACAGGGGTTGGAGCAGACATGGGCGCGGAGGAGAGAGCAggttgagaggaagagagggaagttTGTGGATTCGTACCCTGAGAGGAAGCAGTTTGGTTGGAGTTCGAATGGTTGATAAATACAAATGCTTGGTCGTTATCCCCTTGAACACTCCCGTGAAAGTCGTCAACCACAGGAGAGGGCATAGGTGGGGTAAAATAGACCGGTGGCTTATTGTTGTAATCCATTGACAACTCGTACATCGAATGGTGCCTAATCATGTTTCCAGGCTGCTGGAACCTCTGGGTGGGCATCTGCATGTggtgagaatgagaagTGTGGGGTTTAGGAGAATGGTAGGAGAAAGAATCGTGGTGTAGGCTGGGTTGCTGTTGTCTGGGATCTGGGAGCTGCATGCCAAGAGGAGTAAAGGGCAAGTGGTGGTTTGGCACATGGCCTGTAGCCCGCCATGAGACGTCAGAGGGCTGAAGAGGGGTATAGAGGAACTGGGACTTTGTCTTAGTACGCTTAGCCTGAGGGATGGGTATGGTGAGGTTGGGCTCGGGAACAGCAATGGGAGAAACAGAACGTTTGCGAGGATTGGCGGTATTGATGGTACTGATGGCGTTGGTGGTATTAGTAGAGGTGAGGGGGTTGACGGTGttgaaaggaggagggagcTCAGAGCCGTCAGATGCTGAACCAGCCTGGACGGTGCGGCGTAAACTCTCCGGTATAGGAATGACGAGGGGCTTGGTCATGTCTATTATGACGGATCAGTAATTAGCCAATTGAGTTCATTGATTGGAATTCACCTTCAACCCTTCCACTCTGTCGCCTGTGCTCGTCCGCTCGTCCAACCAAACAAAGTTCTCGAAGGATCTCAAATCTCTCGTAGGTAATCCAAGCCATGATAGAAGCCGTTGACAATTCAAGGTCAGCTACTCGAGCAAGTCCGCTTCTAAGAAGGTGGATCAAGAGTACGATACGTTCTGCAatacaaaaaaaatcaatATTTTGCAATAATGCGATGGAAATACAACTTACGCTCTTTAGATAGATGGTCTGGTGCTCGGTGAGGGACTCCGTCTGGCCACCATTTGGGCTTTGCATTCTCGCCCTTGTTATAAGGAAACTTGCTCTGCTTCTTTGGTTCGATGACCTTGATCCACGCTTTGGCAACGAGTTTGCAAGTATCTTGCTGGACAGCAGCAAAACGCTTGGCAAAGTAGGGtgcaacttcttcttgttgaagAGTGATACAATGCTCGTTTGAAGTTGGTGATGTGGCGTTAGATGAAGGAGGCTTGACGCTGGTGGcttcaagaagaggagtggCTGGTTCATCCACAAGGGTCTTGTCTGGGTCCACTTCTTCAGAGTCGTCGtcctcagcctcctcttcagcttcctcttcatcagagCCGCCAGCAGCTGCAGAGGTGGTTGAGGCAGAACTTCCTTCACCAAAAGCCTTTTTCATGgtcccctttccctcttcttccctcctcttcttcaatttcCCCTTTAGTATCGAGGCGTGATACCGAAGGGCATCCATGTTTAGTATGCCCCCTCCATCACCCTTGCCACCCTTCTCAAAGGTCTCTTTAAGGAGAGCTGACTGATAAGTATGGACTTCACCTTTTGGTGAGATAAAGGCGACGACGAATTGGGATCCATCGATATAAGAAGTTTTGCCAAGATTGTGGAGTAAGTGGTCTCGTTTGGCCTTGTAGTGCCTCATGCACTCGCGCAGAGTGTCGTAACACTCTGTACGAGCAGCGATACGAGGCATGACTTGATGGTTATGGGGGGTAAATGACGAGGTGAAATGGGATGGAGAGCAGCCTGAATTGATGTTAGACTTGTTTGTGCGACTGCAGAAACGGGCCAAACAACTCACAAAGAGATTATAGGCGATACGCAAGCAGATATAAAGAGTGACAGCAGTAGGTATAACGACAGTGGGATGCTACGGAGTGTAGGGAAGGCCTTGGAGAAGTAAAAAGGCGAACTAAATGGTGAAACGGAAAGGATGGTGAACAATAAACAAGTGATCCACCATCAACTCAAAGGAAAGCCGTGTTGACTTTTATCGGCCAAACAAGGAAAACTCGGCGGTCGATCGAGCCCCCTGAATTCTCGTAAACACGACGAACGGAAGGCGCCGCTTGGGCTTAAAAACAGTCGCGCGGCAAGAAAAGAGGCGTCTGGAACGCCACTCTCTCAGCAACAGCTGATGCCGGAATCGACCGGCGATGGTGGCTTGTTTCCTTATGTCCTTTTTTCTGCAAATTCTAAAATCGTGACATCTGCAGAAGTTATGCGGAGTTCCGGTGATGCAGCGTCAACTCTTCTGATGCTTGCTCATCGCATTCGTTAATGGACATATTTCAGGAATCCACATCAACCACATATCATAAAGTGTCCCTCATACAGGCCAAGGAAAAGCG
This DNA window, taken from Cryptococcus deuterogattii R265 chromosome 3, complete sequence, encodes the following:
- a CDS encoding 26S proteasome regulatory subunit N9, with translation MEIDPPASSSTSPVAYLDAQLASAPEELKPWWTKIKDQYERKLWHNLTVTLTQFVFLSGTGQYQIELFEKFITTVESKINALKLVEIARRVGREFSEPDLTLKFLQSVHSRLASPYPKPATESTPEVPAPPPPAASAFALSLSSIAYAQLLLGDLPACKSSLDECEKLLSEQDTVEPVVNAGYYGVAGDYFKVKADYAPYYKNALLYLACVDVNAELEAEDRKSRAHDLCIAALLGETIYNFGELLQHPILQTLTGTEYEWIKSMISAFNAGEIGKFESLCNNLPNEPILEASLSFLRQKICLMALIQTVFARPRDGSSRLMTFQSIGEATRLPVHEVEHLIMKALSLGLIRGSLDQVGGTADITWVQPRVLEGKQLDTLAEQFKAWTESVGKTEKKVEEQAKAAKTQVLVQ
- a CDS encoding methionine-R-sulfoxide reductase translates to MFRISSLLQSVLLLAIFMPFISPTLFRSTIYTARTRLSTTSATTTARSISFSFAFAFFSSSASANMSQPPKVQKSDDEWHAILSPEQFRVLRQKGTERPGSHPYDHSFNEGVYHCAGCDAPLYTSKTKFQSGCGWPAFYDTIPGAVNRHEDRTLGMTRTEITCANCGGHLGHVFKGEGFPNPVDERHCVNGISLNFKNE